The following is a genomic window from Bacilli bacterium PM5-9.
TGATATTTTAGGATTAGCCTACTTACAAGAAATATATCAAAACAACTATGAAATTGAGCCAATATCTATTAAAAGAAATAATGAATATTTATCTACAAAAATTAATTCTGATATTGCTAGTGCAACTGCAATTAGAAATAGTCTTTTAAATAAGGATGATATTTCAACATTAACACCTATGGCAACAATGTTAGAAAAAAAATATGATGAATTAGTATTTTTAAATGATTTTTTTTACATTCTTAAATATCAATTACTTACAAATTCAATTGAACAATTAAAAACTATTAAAGGTTTTGATGAAGGTTTAGAATATTTATTTAAAAATACAATCAATAAAGTTTCAAATATTGATGATTTTATTAATTTAGTAAGTAGTAAAAGATATCCAAAGACTAGAATACAAAGAACAATTATCTACTTAATTTGTAATATAAAAAAAGATGAACTTAATGTTGAAATTGATTACATTAGAGTTCTTGGAATGAATTCCATTGGTCAAAAATATCTAAAAAAACAAAAGGATAAAACGAGTTATAAAATACTGACAACACTTAGTAAGCATAACTCTTTAGCACTAGATTTAGAACAAAGAATAACTAATGTATATTCACTTGCAAAACCTAGTGTTAATTATTTATCAAAAAAAGAGTATCAACAATCTGTAATTATAAAAAAGGAGCATTTAAATGATTAAAAAAAATTTATTTAAGATAATACTTGTTTTAGGAATATTGTTACTAACAATCATTCCATGTTGGATTTTAAAAATACCACTTGGCTTTAATCCACCAAGTTATACAATTTTTATTGTTTTATTAATATATATTGCAATATTATTTTATTTTAAAAATTTCATTGATAAAACAAGTAATGAGTTTAATAAGAAGATACCAAATCTTGCTGTTTTTGCAGCAGTAGCAATTTTTATTCTTGGTCTAATAAGCACACCACTTTTTACAAATCATAAACAAAAATCAATTACAAGTTATCAAACAATTAAAATTAATGATATTTTTAAAAAAGATACTAATAAATTTATTATGGTTGATAGCGATTATGCAAAGAAACTTGGAGATAAAATACTTGGTAGTGAACAATTAGGAAATTTCTTTCAAGTTGGTGAATATCAAGATATAATGTATAACAATAATTTTGTTTCAGTTGCTCCTTTAGAATATAATAGTTTTATTATTAGCTTAAATAAAAGAACATCACCTGGATATATTATTGTAGATAAATATAGTGGTGATGTAAAATTAATTGACAATAAGAAAATTAAATACACACAAGATGGCTATATACTTAGAAACGTAAAAAGAAAGTTTGCATTACACGGTGTTTATGATCATTATAATTCAAGATTTGAAATTGATGATAATGGTACTCCTTATTATATTTCTAATGACTATACAACTAAACAATTTTTAAGTGTTGTTACTCCTAATAATGTTGTAACATTAAATGCTGAAACTGGTGAAGTTAAAAAATATAAAATTGGTGAGCAACCTAAATGGATTGATAATGTTTACCATCCTGACTATTTAAGAGAATCAATCGAATGGAATATGAAGTATGTAAAAGGTTATTGGAATACTATTTTTGGAAAAAATGATATTATGTTGTTATCACAAGGTGATGCAAAGAATACTCCTCACTTTTTAAATTATCGTTATATTGAAATAGATGGTACTATTTATCTATATTCTGGTGTTACAAGTTCTGGAAGCGATGAATCATTAACTGGATTTATGCTTACTAATATTAAAACTCAAGAAAATATGTTTATTAAACAAGGTGCCATTAGCGAAATTGCTGCAATGGAAACTCTAATGGGTGAAGCGCAAAACTATAAATATTATTCTACTTTCCCAACATTAACATTAGTTGATAATAAACTTACTTACTATACTACGTTAAAAGATAATACAAATTTAATTAAAAGTTATGGCTTTGTTGATACTTTAAATTTAAATAAAGTTTCTTTTGAAAAAAGCACTAGTTTAGCCTATTTAAAATACTCTGGAAAATCATTAAATACAGAAAAAGGTAGTTTATTAAAAACTAAAACAGTTAAAATTAAAAGAATTGACTATAATTCTAGTGATAATAATTTTTATATAGTTATTGATAAAACAATAATCAAAGTATCAGCAACTATATCTAGTGAGTTAATTAATACTAGAGATGGTGATAGAATTAAAATTGAAATTGATGATAAAAACAATGTTTACAAATTTGATAATTTAGAATTTTAAAAACAAGGAAAAAATCCTTGTTTTTTTTAAAATAATGATAACTGATTATAGTCTTGCAAATGGTCTAATGAACCAATTCTTTCAAGTAATAACATATGATTTTTATTCAATTTAGATCTTTTTTCTAAATCCTCTTTTGAAATAAATGGTTGTATTTCACGAGCACTTATAACCTTTTCAGCAACATTCACACCCAAACTATCGATACTAATAAATGAAGGTAAAATAGCATTGTTTTCATAATCAACACTAAATTTAGTTGCTAGTGATTTATCAATATTAACAGGTAAAATAGAATAACCACGATGATACATTTCAATCGCAACTTCAAATACAGTTACTAAAGCTTTTTCTTTATCACTTGCATCATACCCTTTAGCTTCAATCTCTTTTAGTTTAGCTTCCATTGCATCAATACCTTTAACCATTGTTTCAATATCAAATTGATCACATCTAGTTGTAAAATATGTAGCATAATATTCAAGTGGGTAATACACTTTAAACCAAGCAACTCGTATTGCCATTAATACATAAGCAACAGCATGTGCCTTAGGAAACATATATTTTATTTTTTCGCATGATTCAATATACCATTGTGGCACATTATTTTCATGCATGGCTTCAATCCATTCATCTTTTAATCCTTTACCCTTTCTAACTGCTTCCATAATTGTAAAGGAAAGCTTTGGTTCTAAACCTTTATACATTAAATAAACCATAATATCATCACGACAACCAATAACCTCTTTTAAGGTACATATATTACGTTTAATTAATGATTGCGCATTATTTAACCAAACATCTGTACCATGTGATAATCCTGATATTTGGACTAATTCAGCAAATGTTTTTGGATCAGTTTCTTCTAACATTGAACGAACAAATTGTGTCCCAAACTCAGGTATACCAATCGCTGCATTTTTGTAATTAACTTTATCACTTATTTCGATTGCATCATTACTAGAAAATAGTGATAATACTTTTTTATCATTTGTTGGGATTGTTTTAGGATCAATTCCTGTTAAATCTTGTAACATTCTAATTGCTGTTGGATCAACATGACCTAAAATATCTAATTTTAAAACATTATCATGAATTGCATGGAAATCAAAATGTGTTGTTTTCCAACTTGAACCAATATCATCAGCAGGATAGTTTATTGGTGTAAAATCATGAACATCCATATAATCAGGTATAACAATAATACCACCAGGATGCTGTCCAGTTGTTCTTTTAACACCCTCACAACCCATTGCTAACCTTTCATATTCAGTACCTCTAGTATCATGGTCAGTGTTTTTCTTTTCATGATATCCTTTTGCATATCCATAAGCAGTTTTATTTTGAACAGTTCCAATTGTACCTGCTCTAAATACATAATCTTCTCCAAATAATTCTTTAGTATAATTATGTGCTACTGGTTGATATTCACTTGAGAAATTTAAATCAATATCAGGTACTTTATCCCCTTCAAATCCAAGGAAAGTTTCAAATGGAATATCTTGTCCATCACCTTTTAACATTGTTTGACAATGAGGACACTCTTTATCTTCTAAATCATATCCACTACTAACACTACCATCTTCAAAAAACTCACTATAAGAACAATTTGGACAATAGTAATGAGCAACTAATGGATTAACTTCAGTAATATTTGCTAAAGTAGCAACTAATGATGAACCAACACTACCCCTTGATCCAACAAGATAACCATCACTTAAAGACTTTTCTACAAGTTGGCTTGAAATATAATAAACAACAGAAAAACCATGTTTAATAATACTATTCAATTCTTTATCAAGACGCTCTTTAACAATTTCAGGCAAAGGATTACCATATTGAGCATAAGCATTCTCATAACACATTTTTGTAAGTTTTTCATCTACCCCAGCTATTTTTGGTGTATATAACTTATCTTTGATTGGTTTTACTTCTTCAATCATATCAGCAATCACATTTGTATTTTCAATAACTATTTTTCTTGCTAATTCATCACCTAAGAAAACAAAATCTTCTAACATTTCAGTTGTTGATTTAAAATGTTGATTAGGAATATTCTTAATTCTACCTTTACGATCAAATAATGGATGAATCTTACCACCAATTCCTAATGCAGAAATATATACTTCACGATATTCTTTTTGTTTTTCATCAACATAATGGGCATCTCCAGATGCAACAACAATCTTATTTGCTTCATTAGCACATTCAATTATATATTTTGTTAAATCATTTACTTCATCGATACTTTTAAACTCTTCTAAATCAACTAAATGAATTAAATTATTTGGTGGAAATACTTCAATATAATCATAATAATCCATTAATTTAATAAATTGCTCTTTATCTAAAGATTTAGCTTGTTGATATATTTCACCATTAAGACAACCACTTCCAATTAGTAAGTTTTCTCTTAATGTAGCAATTGTCGATTTAAATAAACGAGGTTCACCATAATAATAATCAATATGAGCTTTTGAAACCAATTTAAACAAATCTTTTAATCCAGCTTGGTTTTTAGCTAAAATTGAACAATGATATGGTCTTTGTCTAATTAAAAATGATTTATCACATAATTTATTAATATCAGAAATAACTTCAATTTCATGATATGTAATTAAATCATGTTTCATTCCTTCAAAAACTTGAGCTAAAACAATAGCATCATAATCTGCTCTATGCGCAACATCTGTATTATATGCAACACCATACGATCTTGCACAAGCTCCTAAATTATGAACTTTTCTTTTCTTATCTAAAACTCTACTTAATTGTAAAGTATCAATAACACAATTATCTACTTGTGGTAATTTCTCTTTAATAAGTGCAGTTTTTAAAAATCCAATATCAAAGGTTGCATTATGAGCAACTAGTACACTATCTTCATAAAAAGATACAAAATCAGGTAATATTACGCTAATATCTGGAGCATTTTGTAAATGACTATCACTTATACCTGTTAGTTCTTTAATGAATAATGATACTTTTTGTTTTGGTTTTACAAATGATTGAAAACGATCAATCTCCAACCCATTTTGATATTTAATTGCACCAATCTCAATTATTTCATCACTTTCACTACTTAAACCAGTAGTTTCAAAATCGAAAAAAACATAAGTAGCATCATTTAATGATTCATCGCATTTTGCATTTAAAGTTATTTTAATTTCATCATCAATTAAATTAGATTCCATTCCATAAATTACTTTAAGTCCGCTATTAGCAGCAGCATGATATGCATCAGGAAATGCTTGAACATTATTATGATCAGTGAAAGCAATAGCACTATGACCATATTTTAAGGCTTGATTAATATACTCACTTGGCGTTGATAGTCCATCCATTGTTGACATATTAGTATGTGAATGTAATTCAACACGTTTTTCAATATTAGTATCATATTTTTCAATTGTCTTAGACTTTATCATTTGAATTGATTTTAAAAACAAAACATGTTCATTTGCAAAATTATCATATCGAACATCTCCTAGTGCTCTAATCCACATTCCACTTTTTATTTCATTTAAATCATCAATTGTTAAACCATTTCCTTCAAATCTTTTTAACATAATTGAATCACTAAAATCACTAAGTTTAATTGTTTGAATATGGCGTCCATTCTTTGTTTTAATTGTTTTAACATCGAAAATAAATCCTTCAACACATACATCAATATAATCATCATACAAATCAATAATAGACATTGTCTCATAATTTGATAAATCTTTAATTGATTTTTTATATGTTATTCTAGTTTGTTTTTGACTTTGAGTAATTGGGCTTGTTATTGGTTTACTTTCATTTACCTTTTTACTAACAATATTTTCCTCATGTTTAATCATTTCATCAATTTTATTATCTAATTCATTATTTTCATCAATTTCATAGCTATATTCAATATTAAATCCAGCTAATTGCATCATATTTTCTAATTTATTTTGATATGGAACAAACATCAATTTTAAGCCTTCATTAGCAAATTTCACTATTAAATTACGATTTTTATATTCTAAATTTATTTTTTTAAGGTATGAATTACTATCATCAAGAAGTTTATTTTCAATAAAATAATTATAATAATCATAAACATATTCATCTAAATAAACTGCTTGTTTGACTTCATAAATTATTTTCATATTGTGATCGTGTTCAAAAGTTTTTTCTTCCAATAATTTATAAACGTCTAATGGAAGAACATTTACAAAATCAAGGTATGCTAAAATAAGCTGAGCACTTTCAATATACTCTGCTTTTACTAATTGAGTTTCTTCAAAATATGAAAAATATTCTTCATTTATTTTAATTTCTTTTAAGAATTTCTTTAAGTTTTGTTCCATTAAAATCACCTTCCAACATTATATCATATTATCTATTACTTTATAATACAAAAAATATGATACCTAAAAAAAA
Proteins encoded in this region:
- a CDS encoding DNA polymerase-3 subunit alpha (Gram-positive type) (product_source=KO:K03763; cath_funfam=2.40.50.140,3.20.20.140,3.30.420.10; cog=COG2176; ko=KO:K03763; pfam=PF00929,PF02811,PF07733,PF14579,PF17657; smart=SM00479,SM00481; superfamily=160975,50249,53098,57783; tigrfam=TIGR01405) yields the protein MEQNLKKFLKEIKINEEYFSYFEETQLVKAEYIESAQLILAYLDFVNVLPLDVYKLLEEKTFEHDHNMKIIYEVKQAVYLDEYVYDYYNYFIENKLLDDSNSYLKKINLEYKNRNLIVKFANEGLKLMFVPYQNKLENMMQLAGFNIEYSYEIDENNELDNKIDEMIKHEENIVSKKVNESKPITSPITQSQKQTRITYKKSIKDLSNYETMSIIDLYDDYIDVCVEGFIFDVKTIKTKNGRHIQTIKLSDFSDSIMLKRFEGNGLTIDDLNEIKSGMWIRALGDVRYDNFANEHVLFLKSIQMIKSKTIEKYDTNIEKRVELHSHTNMSTMDGLSTPSEYINQALKYGHSAIAFTDHNNVQAFPDAYHAAANSGLKVIYGMESNLIDDEIKITLNAKCDESLNDATYVFFDFETTGLSSESDEIIEIGAIKYQNGLEIDRFQSFVKPKQKVSLFIKELTGISDSHLQNAPDISVILPDFVSFYEDSVLVAHNATFDIGFLKTALIKEKLPQVDNCVIDTLQLSRVLDKKRKVHNLGACARSYGVAYNTDVAHRADYDAIVLAQVFEGMKHDLITYHEIEVISDINKLCDKSFLIRQRPYHCSILAKNQAGLKDLFKLVSKAHIDYYYGEPRLFKSTIATLRENLLIGSGCLNGEIYQQAKSLDKEQFIKLMDYYDYIEVFPPNNLIHLVDLEEFKSIDEVNDLTKYIIECANEANKIVVASGDAHYVDEKQKEYREVYISALGIGGKIHPLFDRKGRIKNIPNQHFKSTTEMLEDFVFLGDELARKIVIENTNVIADMIEEVKPIKDKLYTPKIAGVDEKLTKMCYENAYAQYGNPLPEIVKERLDKELNSIIKHGFSVVYYISSQLVEKSLSDGYLVGSRGSVGSSLVATLANITEVNPLVAHYYCPNCSYSEFFEDGSVSSGYDLEDKECPHCQTMLKGDGQDIPFETFLGFEGDKVPDIDLNFSSEYQPVAHNYTKELFGEDYVFRAGTIGTVQNKTAYGYAKGYHEKKNTDHDTRGTEYERLAMGCEGVKRTTGQHPGGIIVIPDYMDVHDFTPINYPADDIGSSWKTTHFDFHAIHDNVLKLDILGHVDPTAIRMLQDLTGIDPKTIPTNDKKVLSLFSSNDAIEISDKVNYKNAAIGIPEFGTQFVRSMLEETDPKTFAELVQISGLSHGTDVWLNNAQSLIKRNICTLKEVIGCRDDIMVYLMYKGLEPKLSFTIMEAVRKGKGLKDEWIEAMHENNVPQWYIESCEKIKYMFPKAHAVAYVLMAIRVAWFKVYYPLEYYATYFTTRCDQFDIETMVKGIDAMEAKLKEIEAKGYDASDKEKALVTVFEVAIEMYHRGYSILPVNIDKSLATKFSVDYENNAILPSFISIDSLGVNVAEKVISAREIQPFISKEDLEKRSKLNKNHMLLLERIGSLDHLQDYNQLSLF
- a CDS encoding putative nucleotidyltransferase (product_source=COG1323; cath_funfam=3.40.50.620; cog=COG1323; pfam=PF05636; superfamily=52374) — translated: MIVCGIVVEYNPFHNGHLYHIKEARKLTNCDVLIAIMSPTFMQRGEPAIINKFDRTKFALDHDIDLVIEMPSIFAIQSANYFAKGALKILNELKIDYLVFGSESNDLLTLKQAAKISLDSKYQSLVKKHLQNGQRYAIACNNAFEDYNINPIKLSNDILGLAYLQEIYQNNYEIEPISIKRNNEYLSTKINSDIASATAIRNSLLNKDDISTLTPMATMLEKKYDELVFLNDFFYILKYQLLTNSIEQLKTIKGFDEGLEYLFKNTINKVSNIDDFINLVSSKRYPKTRIQRTIIYLICNIKKDELNVEIDYIRVLGMNSIGQKYLKKQKDKTSYKILTTLSKHNSLALDLEQRITNVYSLAKPSVNYLSKKEYQQSVIIKKEHLND
- a CDS encoding hypothetical protein (product_source=Hypo-rule applied; superfamily=160574; transmembrane_helix_parts=Inside_1_6,TMhelix_7_26,Outside_27_35,TMhelix_36_55,Inside_56_67,TMhelix_68_90,Outside_91_522) gives rise to the protein MIKKNLFKIILVLGILLLTIIPCWILKIPLGFNPPSYTIFIVLLIYIAILFYFKNFIDKTSNEFNKKIPNLAVFAAVAIFILGLISTPLFTNHKQKSITSYQTIKINDIFKKDTNKFIMVDSDYAKKLGDKILGSEQLGNFFQVGEYQDIMYNNNFVSVAPLEYNSFIISLNKRTSPGYIIVDKYSGDVKLIDNKKIKYTQDGYILRNVKRKFALHGVYDHYNSRFEIDDNGTPYYISNDYTTKQFLSVVTPNNVVTLNAETGEVKKYKIGEQPKWIDNVYHPDYLRESIEWNMKYVKGYWNTIFGKNDIMLLSQGDAKNTPHFLNYRYIEIDGTIYLYSGVTSSGSDESLTGFMLTNIKTQENMFIKQGAISEIAAMETLMGEAQNYKYYSTFPTLTLVDNKLTYYTTLKDNTNLIKSYGFVDTLNLNKVSFEKSTSLAYLKYSGKSLNTEKGSLLKTKTVKIKRIDYNSSDNNFYIVIDKTIIKVSATISSELINTRDGDRIKIEIDDKNNVYKFDNLEF